From the Drosophila gunungcola strain Sukarami unplaced genomic scaffold, Dgunungcola_SK_2 000010F, whole genome shotgun sequence genome, one window contains:
- the LOC128263685 gene encoding BTB/POZ domain-containing adapter for CUL3-mediated RhoA degradation protein 3, with product MLGDQKILLKGHSSQYVKLNVGGRLYYTTIGTLTKNNDTMLSAMFSGRMEVLTDSEGWILIDRCGIHFGIILNFLRDGTVPLPETNKEIAELLAEAKYFCITELAMSCERALYAHQEPKPICRIPLITSQKEEQLLISVSSKPAVILVVQRQNNKYSYTSTSDDNLLKNIELFDKLSLRFNERILFIKDVIGPSEICCWSFFGHGKKVAEVCCTSIVYATDRKHTKVEFPEARIYEETLQVLLYENRNAPDQELMQATSSARVGSVSGTSMHQYTSDEEEERTGLARLRSNKRNNPS from the exons ATGTTAGGTGATCAGAAAATTTTGCTAAAAGGACATTCTTCACAGTATGTAAAACTAAATGTTGGTGGTCGCTTGTATTATACCACAATTGGAACATTGACTAAAAATAATGACACAATGCTGAGCGCAATGTTTAGTGGTAGAATGGAAGTACTGACTGATTCAGAAG gaTGGATTTTAATCGACCGCTGTGGAATTCATTTTGGAATCATTCTTAACTTTTTAAGGGATGGTACTGTTCCGTTGCCCGAAACTAACAAGGAAATCGCTGAATTACTTGCCGAGGCTAAATACTTCTGCATTACAGAGTTGGCAATGTCTTGTGAACGGGCACTATATGCGCACCAAGAACCGAAGCCAATTTGTCGAATTCCATTGATAACTTCACAAAAAGAAGAGCAGCTGTTAATCAGTGTATCTTCAAAGCCTGCTGTTATTCTTGTAGTACAGCGGCAAAACAACAAGTATTCGTACACAAGTACATCGGATGACAACttactaaaaaatattgaactCTTTGATAAGCTATCTTTGCGGTTTAATGAACGAATTCTATTCATTAAAGATGTGATTGGGCCAAGTGAAATCTGTTGCTGGTCCTTTTTCGGCCACGGCAAAAAAGTAGCAGAGGTATGTTGCACTTCAATAGTTTATGCAACTGATAGAAAGCATACAAAAGTGGAGTTTCCGGAAGCGCGTATTTACGAAGAAACTCTGCAGGTACTGCTTTATGAAAATCGCAATGCTCCCGATCAAGAGCTCATGCAAGCGACTTCTTCAGCCCGAGTAGGAAGTGTAAGTGGAACCAGTATGCATCAGTATACAAGCGACGAGGAGGAAGAACGCACTGGGCTGGCGCGATTACGATCTAATAAGCGGAATAATCCATCCTAA